In Elaeis guineensis isolate ETL-2024a chromosome 1, EG11, whole genome shotgun sequence, a genomic segment contains:
- the LOC105038419 gene encoding serine hydroxymethyltransferase 7, with product MDLTRPQSDLSLGFHRPHAAAPPSADDSVVLQIEPSLRDPSETPRSIPLQLLDQQSGNLGDVSSVGANDPDESEDEQPEEEFSILGYPMCVKRHRRGESSSSCSSTSLHPSKRAAAGPDPESRRAAVRAWGNQSLSAADPDVFDTMEKERTRQVRGIELIASENFVCRAVLEALGSHLTNKYSEGLPGARYYGGNQYIDQIERLCCDRALAAFGLDPESWGVNVQPYSCTSANFAVYTGLLLPKDRIMGLDSPSGGHVSHGYYTPTGKKISGASIFFESLSYKVNPHTGYIDYDKLEERAMDYRPKILICGGSSYPREWDYARFRKIADKCGAVLMCDMAQISGLVAAKECLSPFDFCDIVTSTTHKSLRGPRGGIIFFRKGRKLSKLGQQGLSLGQTDEAEQYDFEDRINFAVFPSLQGGPHNNHIAALAIALKQVATPEYKAYIQQVKKNAQALASALLRRNCRLVTGGTDNHLLLWDLRTFGLTGKNFEKVCEACHITVNKTPIFGDNGAISPAGVRIGTPAMTTRGCLEGDFEMIAEFLLRAAQIASNVKREHGKLQKEFLKGLQSNRDVIELCNCVEAFASQFAMPGFDV from the exons ATGGATCTCACACGCCCCCAATCCGACCTCTCGCTAGGGTTCCACCGTCCCCACGCGGCCGCGCCGCCCTCGGCCGATGATTCCGTCGTCCTCCAGATCGAACCCAGCCTGCGAGACCCCTCCGAGACCCCCCGGTCCATCCCCCTACAGCTGCTGGACCAGCAGTCGGGGAATCTCGGCGACGTCTCCTCTGTCGGGGCCAACGATCCCGACGAGTCCGAGGACGAGCAGCCGGAGGAGGAATTCAGTATCCTGGGGTACCCGATGTGCGTCAAGCGGCATCGGAGGGGGGAGTCTTCGTCTTCTTGCTCGTCGACGTCGCTCCACCCCTCAAAGAGGGCTGCCGCGGGGCCGGACCCCGAGTCTCGGCGGGCCGCCGTCCGTGCCTGGGGGAACCAATCTCTCTCCGCCGCGGATCCGGACGTGTTTGACACCATGGAGAAGGAGAGGACGCGGCAGGTCCGGGGAATCGAGCTCATCGCCTCGGAGAATTTCGTGTGCCGCGCCGTGCTCGAGGCTTTGGGCAGCCACCTAACCAACAAGTACTCCGAGGGGCTGCCCGGCGCTCGGTACTACGGTGGGAACCAATATATTGACCAAATTGAGCGGCTTTGCTGCGATCGTGCCCTAGCCGCCTTCGGCCTTGATCCTGAGAGCTGGGGTGTAAACGTCCAGCCATACTCATGTACCTCTGCTAACTTCGCGGTCTACACAGGGCTGTTGCTCCCGAAGGATCGAATCATGGGGTTGGATTCACCTTCGGGTGGGCATGTGAGCCATGGCTACTATACACCCACTGGTAAGAAGATATCGGGGGCCTCGATATTCTTTGAGAGCTTGTCGTATAAGGTGAATCCACACACAGGgtatattgactatgataagctTGAGGAGAGGGCGATGGATTACCGTCCGAAAATACTGATCTGTGGAGGGAGTTCTTACCCAAGGGAGTGGGACTATGCTCGGTTTAGGAAGATAGCGGATAAGTGTGGGGCCGTGTTGATGTGTGATATGGCTCAGATTAGTGGGCTTGTGGCAGCCAAG GAATGCCTTAGCCCATTTGATTTTTGTGATATTGTTACTTCCACAACTCACAAAAGCCTTCGAGGTCCTAGGGGTGGTATAATCTTTTTCAGAAAAGGAAGAAAGTTGAGCAAGCTGGGACAGCAGGGACTTTCTCTTGGTCAAACAGATGAAGCCGAGCAGTACGATTTCGAAGATAGGATAAATTTTGCTGTTTTCCCATCACTTCAGGGGGGACCCCACAATAACCATATAGCTGCTTTGGCAATAGCTTTAAAGCAAGTGGCTACACCTGAGTATAAAGCATATATTCAACAAGTTAAGAAAAATGCTCAAGCATTAGCTTCTGCTTTGCTgagaagaaattgcagattagTCACTGGGGGTACAGACAATCATTTGCTACTTTGGGATCTAAGAACATTTGGGTTGACAG GTAAAAACTTTGAAAAGGTTTGTGAGGCCTGTCACATTACGGTAAATAAAACCCCAATCTTTGGTGATAATGGTGCCATCTCTCCTGCAGGAGTGAGAATAG GCACCCCTGCCATGACTACAAGAGGTTGTTTAGAGGGAGATTTTGAAATGATTGCGGAGTTTCTTCTGAGGGCTGCACAGATAGCAAGTAACGTGAAGAGAGAACACGGGAAGTTACAGAAGGAGTTTCTCAAGGGTCTTCAGAGCAATAGAGATGTTATCGAGCTTTGTAACTGTGTTGAGGCCTTTGCTTCGCAGTTTGCCATGCCTGGGTTTGATGTATAA